The Vibrio echinoideorum genome includes a region encoding these proteins:
- a CDS encoding glycosyltransferase family 2 protein produces the protein MIDWILAGLCLFSGALIVYHHAAYPVLLRWYAKHHPVRSVCESSRRYKDEQQDCTLPTVTILVPAFNEEQWIADKIRNLAALDYPRKKLQVIIACDGCTDNTVEIAQMTIQEAMCSDIYFEIHDHAQNRGKVAVINEEVTNITSDITALSDVSALISLDALLIASAHFESDKVGVVNATYQLCPTGNEGENTYWQYQTAVKECEASLGSSLGSHGAFYLFKTELFEPLPLNTINDDFILPMQIVKQGYIAEYETQMVALELEESNLETDFKRRLRISAGNMQQAIRLFGLFNPKFKGIAFAFFSGKGLRLLTPYLMIVCLVCSIVLRDYLAFEVMLWAQVVVYSIGVLGCIMPKNLINKPISLISYLIVGHYANFIGGIRYLLGLENSPWTRANR, from the coding sequence ATGATCGATTGGATACTGGCTGGCCTATGTTTATTCTCTGGAGCCTTGATTGTTTATCATCACGCAGCATACCCCGTATTGTTGCGTTGGTACGCAAAACACCATCCAGTTCGTAGCGTGTGCGAAAGCTCTCGTCGCTACAAAGATGAACAACAAGATTGCACACTTCCAACTGTCACTATCTTGGTCCCTGCTTTTAATGAGGAACAATGGATAGCGGACAAGATTAGAAACCTCGCGGCTTTAGATTACCCGAGAAAGAAACTGCAAGTGATTATTGCCTGTGACGGATGTACTGATAACACCGTCGAGATTGCTCAAATGACCATCCAAGAAGCAATGTGCAGCGATATTTACTTTGAAATACACGACCATGCTCAAAATCGAGGCAAAGTTGCCGTTATAAATGAAGAAGTGACGAACATAACGAGTGACATCACAGCACTGAGTGACGTTTCTGCATTGATATCATTGGATGCACTGTTAATTGCTAGCGCTCATTTTGAAAGTGACAAGGTTGGCGTTGTTAATGCTACTTATCAACTTTGCCCTACTGGAAACGAAGGCGAAAATACTTATTGGCAGTATCAAACTGCCGTTAAAGAGTGCGAGGCGTCGCTCGGTTCTAGCTTAGGTTCTCACGGTGCTTTCTACTTGTTCAAAACGGAATTGTTTGAGCCACTCCCTCTAAATACCATCAATGATGACTTCATCTTACCGATGCAGATCGTCAAACAAGGTTACATCGCAGAATACGAAACACAGATGGTGGCTCTAGAGTTAGAAGAATCAAACCTAGAAACTGACTTCAAACGCCGCTTGAGAATTTCCGCGGGCAATATGCAGCAAGCAATTCGACTATTTGGCCTATTCAACCCCAAATTTAAAGGCATCGCTTTTGCTTTCTTCTCAGGAAAAGGCTTAAGACTGTTAACTCCTTATTTAATGATTGTGTGTTTAGTGTGCTCAATCGTTCTTAGAGATTACTTGGCATTCGAAGTCATGCTTTGGGCACAAGTTGTTGTCTATAGCATCGGTGTACTGGGTTGCATCATGCCTAAGAATCTAATTAATAAACCTATCTCTTTAATTTCATATCTAATCGTTGGTCATTATGCCAACTTCATTGGTGGCATACGTTACCTACTGGGACTTGAAAACTCCCCTTGGACTCGAGCTAATCGTTAA
- a CDS encoding sugar transferase produces the protein MMNIDQLSNQNLYQSKISRAKRTFDFVSSLLALVILSPVFPFIALAIALTSRGPIFYRQLRVGKSTPSKMEIFEIMKFRSMYEDAETRSGAVWATQNDPRITPVGRFLRKTRLDELPQLFNVLKGEMSLIGPRPERPTFYNKLENEIPYFADRTYGVMPGITGLAQVNQGYDTCIDDVRRKVGFDHSYALSLCSVKSWIAADLSIITKTIVVMVDGRGR, from the coding sequence ATGATGAACATTGACCAACTATCAAACCAAAACCTATACCAAAGTAAGATTTCTCGCGCGAAACGCACCTTTGATTTTGTAAGCTCTTTACTCGCGTTAGTTATATTGTCTCCGGTGTTCCCATTTATTGCACTGGCCATTGCGCTGACTTCTCGTGGGCCTATCTTCTATCGTCAACTGCGCGTTGGAAAATCAACACCTTCAAAAATGGAAATCTTTGAAATCATGAAATTTCGCAGTATGTATGAAGATGCAGAAACGCGTTCTGGCGCAGTTTGGGCAACTCAAAACGACCCTCGTATTACACCTGTTGGTCGCTTTTTGAGAAAGACACGACTTGATGAACTTCCGCAGTTATTCAATGTATTGAAAGGTGAGATGTCGCTGATTGGCCCTCGTCCAGAGCGTCCAACGTTTTACAACAAACTGGAAAATGAAATTCCATACTTTGCTGACCGTACATACGGTGTAATGCCAGGTATTACAGGGCTGGCACAAGTGAATCAAGGTTATGACACGTGTATTGATGATGTTCGTCGTAAAGTCGGTTTTGACCACAGCTATGCTCTGAGCCTATGTTCTGTGAAATCTTGGATTGCAGCTGACTTGAGCATCATTACCAAAACAATTGTGGTTATGGTGGATGGGCGCGGTCGATAA
- a CDS encoding LysR family transcriptional regulator has translation MKIEDLKLFTTVVELGSFTAAANALDLPRANVSRRINDLEKALNIQLFFRTTRSLSVTKSGELYYNELLKALSALEKANHMASNLLEVPHGRVKIGLLPETGDIVQSTLFKFQDLYPKIELDIRSISNGFIDMYRQGLDLAMHGGRLSDSNVVARKVMDLQRIFVASPEYIKKYGQPSALEELSRLPFVCFRWPSGDVDKEWEISDHVVKVEPSIVSDSIGFVKGASTRHRGIALLPELMVRQELKDGSLINLFPIDTMQKDEAWLLYPQRKALSHASQLLIDFLLQELPKL, from the coding sequence ATGAAAATCGAAGACCTTAAACTATTCACTACCGTTGTTGAGCTTGGCAGTTTTACCGCGGCTGCAAACGCATTAGATCTACCACGTGCAAATGTAAGCCGACGGATCAACGATTTAGAGAAAGCACTCAATATCCAACTGTTCTTCCGTACCACTCGGAGCTTATCAGTTACTAAATCGGGTGAGCTTTACTATAACGAGTTACTGAAAGCGCTTAGTGCCCTCGAAAAAGCCAACCACATGGCGTCTAACCTTTTAGAAGTACCCCATGGCCGTGTAAAAATCGGATTACTCCCAGAGACAGGCGATATCGTTCAATCAACCTTATTTAAGTTTCAAGATTTATACCCCAAGATCGAGCTCGACATAAGAAGTATCAGCAACGGTTTTATCGACATGTACCGCCAAGGTTTAGACCTTGCAATGCATGGCGGCCGCTTAAGTGATTCGAACGTAGTGGCGCGTAAGGTAATGGATTTACAACGTATTTTTGTTGCTAGCCCGGAGTACATTAAGAAATATGGCCAGCCTTCGGCGCTTGAAGAACTCTCTAGATTACCATTTGTTTGTTTCCGCTGGCCAAGCGGCGACGTAGATAAAGAATGGGAGATATCAGACCACGTAGTCAAGGTTGAACCTTCTATCGTGAGCGATAGTATTGGTTTCGTTAAAGGTGCATCGACACGTCATCGAGGCATCGCTCTGTTACCAGAATTGATGGTAAGGCAAGAGCTCAAAGATGGCTCTTTGATTAACCTTTTCCCTATCGACACCATGCAAAAAGATGAAGCTTGGTTATTGTATCCACAACGTAAAGCTTTGAGCCATGCCAGCCAATTATTGATTGATTTCTTATTACAAGAACTGCCGAAATTATAA
- a CDS encoding efflux RND transporter periplasmic adaptor subunit, translating to MMSIYRHSLLAATLLPLIGCNQSVATAPSVVSEPSAIFESIKEERPIQVIRLEPLAHQAQKSFTGKLQSSETAGVAFRVPGTIQNILVSTGDTVVKGQPLAELDPHDYQVALEELQARALEAKSAHKLAKAELARVQQAIDDNAIANVNLDRAISGYERSEAAVKVVEQNIRRAKDTIRYTQLLAPFDGIVASSNFDKYEQVLPGISVFTIHNPDQLEVTIDVPENLIHKFSPEQQSQISWYGSKQDLTAYASEISTQPHPIKQTYSVTYRLAPLDNTQLSRQLLPGKAVTLSTQLGEISNNFCLPYSAIVNQSGIEQVFTVENEQAQGVMVNVVSFNKNSACVESTLKDGDYVVVSGSQYVIEGQHFSNIQVKSL from the coding sequence ATGATGTCTATCTATCGCCACTCGCTACTTGCTGCAACTCTTCTGCCTCTTATTGGTTGCAACCAATCCGTTGCCACCGCGCCATCAGTTGTTTCTGAGCCATCCGCTATTTTCGAATCAATCAAAGAAGAACGTCCGATTCAAGTCATTCGGCTTGAACCGTTAGCGCATCAAGCTCAAAAGTCGTTTACAGGAAAACTGCAATCGTCCGAAACCGCTGGCGTGGCATTTCGTGTTCCGGGCACCATCCAAAATATTTTGGTTTCTACGGGCGACACCGTGGTTAAAGGCCAACCTTTAGCTGAACTTGACCCTCACGACTATCAAGTCGCATTGGAAGAGTTACAAGCACGCGCTTTAGAAGCGAAATCAGCACACAAACTTGCCAAGGCAGAGCTAGCGCGTGTACAACAAGCGATTGATGACAACGCCATTGCCAACGTAAATCTTGATCGAGCAATCAGTGGTTACGAACGCAGCGAAGCGGCCGTAAAAGTCGTTGAGCAAAACATTCGCCGCGCTAAAGACACGATTCGTTACACCCAACTGCTCGCGCCTTTCGATGGAATCGTTGCTTCGTCGAACTTCGACAAATATGAGCAGGTTCTACCGGGCATCTCTGTGTTTACGATTCACAACCCAGACCAACTTGAAGTTACAATTGATGTCCCTGAAAACCTCATTCATAAATTCAGCCCAGAGCAACAATCGCAAATTAGCTGGTATGGTTCAAAGCAAGATCTTACGGCTTACGCCAGTGAGATTTCTACCCAACCTCACCCAATCAAACAAACTTATTCGGTGACCTATCGTTTAGCGCCACTCGATAATACGCAATTATCTAGACAGCTCTTACCGGGTAAAGCCGTAACGTTATCTACTCAACTGGGTGAAATATCTAATAACTTCTGTCTGCCTTATTCAGCCATTGTGAATCAATCGGGTATTGAGCAAGTGTTCACGGTCGAAAATGAACAAGCACAAGGTGTGATGGTTAATGTCGTCTCATTCAACAAAAATTCAGCGTGTGTTGAATCTACATTGAAAGATGGTGACTACGTTGTCGTTAGCGGTTCTCAATACGTGATCGAAGGACAGCATTTTTCCAACATCCAAGTTAAGAGCCTGTAG
- a CDS encoding efflux RND transporter permease subunit, giving the protein MNLADFAIKQRTFILFFTALSVIAGLFSYFDLGKLEDPSFTIKTAVVVTLYPGASAEEVEQQVTDTVETKLQEMATLNRLRSLSRPGMSMVFVDLKESLQSEQLPQEWDLLRRKVSDMKLLLPSTAQISVVQDEFSEVYGMLFSIHSEDASPVELRRYAEELQRRIKTVDGIKKVELHGVQPRVVHIDIPDERLAQYGLSMAQVWSQLNTQNTTFEAGKFAAGGERIRVQQSSEFSSLEDIKNLMLKGGVSELGTGLIRLGDIAEVTMGYQEPMMTENRYNGSPAVTLAMSPVTGVNVVSLGDDINRIVNEFQATLPLGVDIATVANQPEEVQKSIDNFVNNLVESVAIVFIVLAVFMGLKSATIVGSSLILTILLTLVYMNLTSIDLHRVSLGTFILALGMLVDNAIVITDMMIVKINNGVNRTKAAIDSVKETGTPLFGATIIAIMGASPVIFSKTDAAEFSSSVFLIIASSLLLSWFVAMTFTALMCWIFIKPTKQKENTKVSLYRKSVNWTVDNPLKALSALVPLILVTALAIPSIAVNFIPQADRPILFLDYWLPNGAKVEQTSEDMKRIEAWLLEQPEVTSISTYVGAGAPRFSVTIEPEPFDPAYGQILINATDFPSLSPLIARGDKWLTEEFPNADPRFRSLKLATSDKFSVEARFSGPDVDVLHNLSEQAKAILAAHPDTKYVRDDWRQKSKVLEPIINQDKIRLAGINRADIAFAMKRASEGMPLGRMNLNDELVTIQLRGTESSIESLETLPVRSLLGLHSVPLGQVIDGFELTSEETMIWRRDRVKTITAQAGVGRYTTPAAVRNSIKDQIEAIHLPYGYSLEWGGEYYDEHKAVSDILKQLPKAILLMVIILVAMFNGFKQPVIIFTTLPLAATGATFSLLLLDKPFGFMALIGAVTLTGMIIKNGIVLMDQIELERTNGRSLPDAIKEATVNRTMAISMGALTTALGMIPLLTDLLFDQMAATIIGGLAAATVLSLFVMPALYKLFYRSEERVTTVSEAIQDAIVVLDATSNGTVSGTTNDNQPNISK; this is encoded by the coding sequence ATGAATCTAGCTGATTTTGCGATCAAACAACGCACCTTCATCCTGTTCTTCACTGCATTGAGTGTTATCGCAGGCCTGTTTTCTTATTTTGATTTGGGCAAACTTGAAGACCCAAGCTTTACCATCAAAACCGCAGTTGTCGTCACTCTATACCCTGGCGCTTCAGCCGAAGAAGTTGAACAACAAGTCACTGACACCGTTGAAACCAAACTTCAAGAAATGGCGACATTAAACCGACTCCGTTCGCTGTCTCGCCCTGGTATGTCGATGGTATTTGTAGATTTGAAAGAGTCACTACAATCAGAGCAGCTACCACAAGAGTGGGATCTACTGCGTCGTAAAGTGTCTGATATGAAGTTACTTCTTCCTAGTACAGCGCAAATCAGCGTTGTGCAAGACGAGTTCTCTGAAGTGTATGGGATGCTTTTCTCAATACACAGTGAAGATGCATCACCTGTCGAACTGCGCCGTTACGCAGAAGAGCTGCAACGACGTATTAAAACCGTTGATGGCATTAAGAAAGTTGAGCTACACGGTGTTCAACCTCGCGTCGTACATATTGATATCCCAGACGAACGACTGGCTCAATACGGCCTATCGATGGCACAAGTATGGAGCCAACTGAACACGCAAAACACCACATTTGAAGCGGGTAAATTCGCAGCAGGTGGCGAGAGAATCCGCGTTCAACAATCAAGTGAGTTTTCATCTCTAGAAGACATCAAAAACTTAATGCTTAAAGGCGGTGTGAGCGAACTCGGCACTGGCCTAATTCGCCTTGGTGATATTGCTGAAGTTACCATGGGTTACCAAGAACCAATGATGACAGAGAACCGTTACAACGGTTCACCAGCGGTGACATTAGCGATGAGCCCTGTTACTGGCGTAAACGTGGTTTCATTAGGCGATGACATCAACCGTATCGTTAATGAGTTCCAAGCGACTCTGCCACTCGGTGTCGATATCGCAACCGTTGCAAATCAACCTGAAGAAGTACAAAAATCGATTGATAACTTCGTCAACAACTTGGTTGAGAGTGTTGCGATCGTATTCATCGTGCTTGCTGTTTTCATGGGTCTTAAGAGTGCCACTATCGTTGGTTCAAGCTTGATCCTGACTATCTTGTTAACCCTTGTTTATATGAACTTGACGTCTATCGACCTGCATAGGGTGTCATTAGGCACGTTCATTCTAGCGCTAGGCATGTTGGTTGATAACGCGATTGTTATTACAGACATGATGATCGTTAAGATAAACAACGGTGTAAATCGCACCAAAGCAGCCATCGATTCAGTAAAAGAGACGGGAACTCCTCTGTTTGGGGCGACCATTATTGCTATTATGGGTGCAAGCCCGGTTATCTTCTCAAAAACAGATGCTGCCGAGTTTTCTAGCTCAGTATTCTTAATCATCGCATCGTCTTTATTGTTGTCTTGGTTTGTCGCGATGACCTTCACAGCACTGATGTGTTGGATCTTCATCAAACCAACGAAACAAAAAGAAAATACTAAAGTCAGCTTATACCGTAAGAGTGTTAATTGGACCGTAGATAACCCGTTAAAAGCATTGAGTGCTCTGGTTCCATTGATATTAGTGACGGCGCTCGCCATCCCAAGTATTGCTGTTAACTTTATTCCTCAAGCCGACCGACCTATCCTTTTCTTGGATTACTGGTTGCCAAATGGCGCGAAGGTTGAGCAAACATCGGAAGACATGAAACGCATTGAAGCTTGGTTATTAGAACAACCAGAAGTAACCAGCATTTCAACCTATGTCGGTGCCGGTGCCCCACGTTTCTCTGTAACCATCGAGCCAGAACCGTTCGACCCTGCTTACGGCCAGATCCTAATCAACGCGACTGACTTCCCATCATTGAGCCCGTTGATTGCTCGTGGTGACAAGTGGTTAACTGAAGAGTTTCCAAACGCCGATCCACGCTTTAGAAGCTTAAAACTGGCGACTTCAGACAAGTTCAGCGTAGAAGCACGTTTCTCTGGCCCTGATGTCGACGTTCTACACAACCTATCGGAGCAAGCCAAAGCGATTCTAGCGGCTCATCCAGATACTAAATACGTTCGCGATGATTGGCGTCAGAAGAGTAAAGTGCTTGAACCTATCATCAACCAAGACAAAATTCGCTTAGCGGGAATTAACCGAGCAGACATCGCCTTTGCAATGAAGCGTGCGTCTGAAGGCATGCCTCTTGGCCGAATGAACCTAAACGATGAGTTGGTAACGATTCAACTACGTGGAACTGAAAGCTCCATTGAATCACTAGAAACACTGCCTGTGCGTTCACTTCTTGGTTTGCACAGCGTGCCACTCGGTCAAGTGATTGATGGATTTGAACTGACCAGTGAAGAAACCATGATTTGGCGTCGTGACCGAGTGAAAACTATTACAGCACAAGCAGGTGTTGGTCGTTACACCACGCCAGCGGCAGTGAGAAACTCAATCAAAGATCAAATCGAAGCGATTCACCTACCTTATGGTTACAGCCTTGAATGGGGTGGCGAATATTACGACGAACACAAAGCCGTGAGCGATATTCTCAAGCAACTTCCAAAAGCAATCTTGTTGATGGTGATTATCTTGGTGGCGATGTTCAATGGTTTCAAACAGCCCGTCATCATCTTCACTACCCTGCCATTGGCTGCGACAGGCGCAACGTTCAGCTTATTGCTGCTGGATAAACCGTTCGGATTTATGGCATTGATAGGTGCAGTAACACTCACCGGGATGATCATCAAAAACGGCATCGTGTTGATGGATCAAATTGAGCTTGAGCGTACCAATGGTCGTTCATTACCAGACGCAATCAAAGAAGCAACCGTAAACCGAACCATGGCTATTTCAATGGGTGCATTAACGACTGCTCTTGGCATGATCCCACTACTAACCGACCTGCTGTTCGACCAAATGGCCGCAACCATTATCGGTGGTCTTGCCGCTGCAACCGTGTTGTCATTGTTCGTAATGCCAGCGTTATACAAACTCTTCTACCGCTCAGAAGAGAGAGTGACTACGGTAAGCGAAGCCATTCAAGATGCGATTGTCGTCCTTGACGCAACATCCAATGGCACAGTAAGTGGAACTACAAATGATAACCAACCAAACATTAGTAAATAA
- a CDS encoding efflux transporter outer membrane subunit, translating into MYLLPRFKVAPIALALLLTGCAVGPDYEEPQTTMAETFLYSQNSENHSETNQQHRHWWTQFNDPTLNQLVTDVQNQNIPLKLAAERIKMANSYKSVVESFKVPTVNVGGGYYNYQLSENDSLLGPVFGASDAVESATGMSLLEAQHDGGFLGASIAWEMDLFGRIDKQSNAATIRIEQAEIFQSGLNTLITADVIHNYLQYRGAQERKAIALENIQDQKQTLKLVTKVVRSGYGSELDLAQAKAMLAGTESIVPQLEIAEQVHKQRMAVLLGESLTSVNQRLAGEFTLPRMTDVIPTGLPSDLLEQRPDIRIAEREMAAINEELGASIANRYPKFFLTGTPGVTAGSFDDLFSSDSFGWAASAGISWNVFDGGRGEAMVEMNEARFRSAALNYQHSVDSAFAEVDSTLFAYGRSQENQKRIDEATDAVDNAVSKAKSLYKAGLVDYLSVLDAQRQQKMMQDRQVAAKLQTANTTIAVYKALGGDWKVANKTQDVELAHVN; encoded by the coding sequence ATGTATCTATTACCTCGGTTTAAAGTGGCTCCTATTGCCTTAGCATTACTGCTTACAGGTTGTGCGGTTGGCCCGGATTATGAAGAACCACAAACAACAATGGCTGAAACTTTTCTCTACAGCCAGAATAGCGAGAACCACAGCGAGACAAACCAACAACACCGTCACTGGTGGACGCAGTTTAATGATCCTACGCTAAACCAATTAGTGACCGATGTTCAAAACCAAAACATCCCACTAAAATTGGCGGCAGAGCGTATCAAGATGGCCAACTCGTATAAGAGTGTCGTTGAATCTTTCAAAGTGCCTACCGTGAATGTTGGCGGCGGTTACTACAACTATCAACTGAGTGAGAACGACTCCCTACTCGGGCCCGTATTTGGTGCGTCAGACGCAGTTGAATCTGCAACAGGTATGTCGTTATTGGAAGCGCAACACGATGGCGGTTTCTTAGGTGCGAGCATCGCGTGGGAAATGGACTTGTTTGGGCGTATCGATAAGCAGTCCAACGCCGCAACGATTCGTATTGAACAAGCTGAAATATTCCAATCAGGTTTGAACACATTGATTACCGCAGATGTGATTCACAACTATCTGCAATACCGTGGCGCACAAGAACGTAAAGCGATTGCCCTTGAGAACATTCAAGATCAAAAGCAAACACTGAAACTGGTCACCAAAGTTGTAAGAAGTGGTTATGGTTCTGAACTAGACCTTGCTCAAGCCAAAGCAATGCTTGCCGGAACAGAGTCTATCGTGCCGCAATTAGAGATAGCCGAGCAAGTTCACAAGCAGCGTATGGCAGTGTTGTTAGGCGAATCACTTACGAGCGTTAATCAACGCTTAGCTGGCGAATTTACCTTGCCAAGAATGACAGACGTTATCCCTACGGGGTTGCCTTCTGACTTGTTAGAACAACGCCCAGACATCCGAATTGCAGAACGTGAAATGGCCGCGATTAACGAAGAACTCGGCGCAAGCATTGCTAATCGCTATCCAAAGTTCTTCCTAACGGGCACGCCAGGTGTCACCGCAGGTAGCTTTGATGATCTGTTCAGTAGCGACTCGTTCGGTTGGGCTGCATCTGCAGGCATCAGTTGGAATGTGTTTGATGGTGGGCGCGGCGAAGCCATGGTGGAAATGAATGAAGCTCGATTCAGATCAGCAGCGCTCAATTACCAACACTCGGTAGACAGCGCGTTTGCAGAAGTAGACTCAACATTGTTCGCTTATGGCAGAAGCCAAGAAAACCAAAAGCGGATAGATGAAGCAACAGACGCCGTGGACAACGCCGTAAGCAAAGCGAAGTCATTATACAAAGCTGGCCTAGTAGATTACTTGTCGGTGTTGGATGCCCAGAGACAACAAAAAATGATGCAAGACCGTCAAGTCGCAGCCAAACTCCAGACGGCCAATACCACCATTGCGGTGTATAAAGCTTTGGGTGGGGATTGGAAAGTCGCAAACAAAACGCAGGATGTTGAATTAGCTCACGTTAACTAG
- a CDS encoding DUF3291 domain-containing protein, whose product MKLAQLNIALAKYPLDAPEIKEFVDNLELVNGIAESSEGFVWRLKDESGDATNIKAFDDPNMIVNMSVWDSVDSLKNFMFRTHHRDFMRRKGDWFHRLPKDTYVLWWIEEGHTPTLEEAIERLERLRGIGDTPYAFTFKTNFTVSEAPK is encoded by the coding sequence ATGAAATTAGCTCAGTTAAATATCGCTTTGGCGAAATACCCGTTAGATGCGCCAGAAATCAAAGAATTTGTCGATAACTTAGAGTTGGTTAATGGAATCGCAGAAAGCAGTGAAGGGTTCGTTTGGCGTCTGAAAGATGAATCTGGTGACGCAACCAATATCAAAGCTTTTGATGATCCAAATATGATTGTGAACATGTCGGTGTGGGACTCTGTGGATTCGTTAAAGAACTTCATGTTCCGCACGCATCACCGTGATTTTATGCGCCGAAAGGGTGATTGGTTTCATCGTTTACCTAAAGATACTTATGTTCTTTGGTGGATTGAAGAAGGCCATACTCCAACGCTAGAAGAAGCGATAGAGCGACTTGAACGCCTCCGAGGAATCGGTGATACGCCATATGCCTTCACTTTTAAAACCAATTTTACAGTATCAGAAGCGCCAAAGTAG
- a CDS encoding GNAT family N-acetyltransferase, translating to MSPADLSALYDIYIEKEVVNNNRYSPDIKREEFDLMFNGSQHNFVAVETGGEVFGHLAIITTEKPRLKHSASFGIVVAKASRGKGVGRFLMEHLLSYCENELDLARIELEVHANNKAALALYKSFGFEIEGTKRKAVLVEEELIDIVMMSRV from the coding sequence ATGAGTCCAGCTGATTTATCAGCCTTATATGATATTTATATTGAGAAGGAAGTAGTTAACAACAATCGCTACTCACCCGATATAAAACGGGAAGAATTCGACTTAATGTTCAATGGTAGCCAGCACAATTTCGTGGCTGTTGAAACCGGTGGAGAAGTGTTTGGGCACTTGGCTATTATCACGACTGAAAAACCAAGACTCAAGCATTCGGCGTCTTTTGGTATTGTTGTCGCCAAAGCGTCACGAGGCAAAGGCGTTGGTCGTTTCTTAATGGAGCACTTGTTATCTTATTGTGAGAATGAACTCGATTTAGCTCGTATTGAATTAGAAGTTCACGCTAACAACAAAGCGGCACTGGCGTTGTACAAATCATTCGGTTTTGAAATCGAAGGTACAAAGCGTAAAGCTGTACTCGTTGAAGAAGAATTAATAGATATAGTTATGATGTCAAGAGTTTGA
- a CDS encoding GNAT family N-acetyltransferase: protein MVVLRVMREEEYPAYCQYFIDDYSQEIAKNYGHSLDVAIELAKKDLIRCFPKRLQGNEHSLLCIDAEMDGEAKLVGYLWHSINVSDQSTFIYDFFVSSECRGLGYGTQSISALEIQLKAIGINQIKLRVAYHNERALKLYKDVGFEVTGFNMSKKIGG from the coding sequence ATGGTTGTACTTAGAGTGATGCGCGAAGAAGAATATCCGGCTTATTGTCAGTATTTTATTGATGATTACAGTCAGGAGATAGCGAAGAACTATGGGCATTCTTTAGACGTCGCCATCGAATTAGCGAAAAAGGACTTGATCCGTTGTTTCCCCAAGAGGCTTCAAGGTAATGAACATTCGCTATTGTGCATTGATGCAGAAATGGATGGTGAGGCTAAGTTAGTGGGTTATCTCTGGCACTCAATAAACGTCAGTGATCAATCCACTTTTATATACGACTTCTTTGTTTCGAGTGAGTGTCGAGGTTTAGGCTACGGCACTCAGTCAATTTCTGCTTTGGAAATTCAACTAAAAGCTATTGGTATCAATCAAATAAAACTTAGGGTTGCTTATCACAATGAACGCGCGCTGAAGTTATATAAAGATGTTGGCTTTGAGGTTACAGGTTTCAACATGTCAAAAAAAATCGGTGGATAG
- a CDS encoding GFA family protein, giving the protein MSYSEASCLCGVVKIKAENINPKFTVCHCQSCRTWGGTPFFAVKCGTQVKIEGVDKVKMYKSSSWASRGFCSECGTHLFYKFKETGEYNMPVGLFPDLEGLEMDIQYFSDMRPSYYCFANETKEMTTEEIMTYFADKV; this is encoded by the coding sequence ATGTCATATTCTGAGGCTAGTTGTCTTTGTGGTGTGGTAAAAATCAAGGCTGAAAACATCAATCCTAAGTTTACGGTTTGCCATTGTCAGTCATGTCGAACTTGGGGAGGTACTCCATTTTTTGCTGTGAAATGTGGTACTCAAGTGAAAATAGAAGGGGTTGATAAAGTAAAAATGTACAAGTCTTCCTCTTGGGCTTCTCGAGGTTTTTGTTCTGAGTGTGGCACCCATTTGTTCTATAAATTCAAAGAAACAGGCGAGTACAATATGCCAGTTGGTTTGTTTCCAGATTTAGAAGGGTTGGAAATGGACATACAGTATTTTAGTGACATGCGCCCAAGCTATTATTGCTTTGCGAATGAAACTAAGGAAATGACTACCGAAGAAATCATGACTTACTTTGCGGATAAGGTGTAA